Proteins encoded within one genomic window of Cyanobium sp. Tous-M-B4:
- a CDS encoding class I SAM-dependent methyltransferase, translating to MEITHYSEGRSYATSEDTYDSMYGRELNTGLLNTQIAATKNLLAKALDATGKTRFNNALELGAGTGRFTLPLYFSNLIESLTVTDISEAFLHLVDSKIQKFSHSTHQDEYTRASISYGILDGEDLEKAVKIDTDLIILGAVLHHFLNYKDVIHKIGSSTPPGLALIMTEPCIDFSMTFAPLISAFCRANKDNLSDKDLLSSRRFVNALKFRTQDDYKNKYMMEDKHIFRPDEIIELLSNNGFYVQALPNGRERKYDPSRRESNESDFVRNLRTRLGAGNGFSNSFCDKFCSFYKEEIEILCFTHANVAGPFFDYTYIAHKKG from the coding sequence ATGGAAATTACCCATTACAGCGAAGGCAGAAGCTATGCCACAAGCGAAGATACCTACGACTCAATGTATGGAAGAGAGCTCAATACTGGCCTCCTTAACACACAAATTGCAGCAACAAAAAATCTACTCGCCAAAGCTTTGGACGCCACAGGTAAGACTAGGTTCAATAATGCGCTTGAGCTAGGAGCCGGCACTGGCAGGTTCACGCTACCCTTATACTTTTCCAACCTAATTGAGAGCCTAACTGTCACAGATATATCAGAAGCATTTCTCCACTTAGTCGACTCAAAAATTCAGAAATTTTCACACTCAACCCATCAAGACGAATATACACGCGCATCAATAAGCTACGGAATACTAGACGGGGAAGATTTAGAGAAGGCGGTGAAAATCGATACCGATTTAATTATTCTTGGCGCAGTTTTGCACCACTTTTTAAACTATAAAGATGTTATTCACAAGATTGGCAGCTCAACACCTCCTGGACTTGCACTAATAATGACGGAGCCATGCATCGACTTTTCAATGACTTTTGCTCCCTTAATCAGTGCATTCTGCAGAGCCAATAAAGACAACTTGAGCGACAAGGACCTGCTTTCATCCCGTAGGTTTGTAAATGCCTTAAAGTTTAGAACACAAGACGACTACAAAAACAAGTATATGATGGAAGACAAGCACATTTTCAGGCCTGATGAAATCATCGAGCTGTTGAGCAACAACGGATTTTACGTACAGGCGCTCCCTAATGGCCGAGAGCGCAAATACGATCCTTCCAGAAGAGAATCTAATGAAAGTGATTTTGTTCGCAATCTCAGAACAAGACTGGGCGCAGGCAACGGTTTCTCCAATAGTTTTTGCGACAAGTTTTGCAGTTTTTACAAGGAAGAGATTGAGATCTTATGCTTTACACATGCAAACGTAGCTGGCCCGTTTTTTGATTACACCTATATAGCCCACAAGAAAGGTTAA
- a CDS encoding transposase produces the protein MKVKRHSPEQIIRKLRIADQLLNQGQAVADVCRALQVSPATYHRWQQLYGGMKATEAKRLKELELENTRLKRLLADAELDKAMLKELVAL, from the coding sequence ATGAAAGTCAAACGCCACAGCCCCGAGCAGATCATTCGCAAGTTGCGGATCGCTGATCAGCTCTTGAACCAGGGCCAGGCCGTTGCTGACGTCTGCCGAGCCCTGCAGGTTTCTCCGGCGACTTACCACCGCTGGCAGCAGCTATACGGCGGGATGAAAGCCACAGAGGCCAAACGCCTCAAGGAGCTTGAGCTGGAGAACACACGGCTAAAGCGATTATTGGCAGACGCAGAACTCGATAAGGCCATGCTCAAGGAGCTTGTTGCGCTGTGA
- a CDS encoding IS3 family transposase: protein MTGQHRNTQRRPVPLADIKKQKLRSRIRELARRHVRWGRRLVYRRLRLDGWSINHKRVRRIWREAGLQRPLPRRRKRSRPNGGGRELLRSEYPHHVWAIDFQFDQTMDGRALKFLNVIDEFSRVCLAIRVGRRCKAVDVINTI, encoded by the coding sequence TTGACAGGTCAACACCGCAATACCCAGCGGCGCCCTGTGCCACTGGCAGACATCAAGAAGCAGAAGCTGCGCAGTCGGATCCGTGAGCTGGCGCGGCGCCATGTGCGCTGGGGCCGGCGGCTTGTTTACCGGCGGCTGAGGCTTGATGGCTGGAGCATCAATCACAAGCGAGTGCGGCGGATCTGGCGTGAGGCAGGGCTCCAAAGACCCCTGCCTCGCAGGCGCAAACGCTCTCGGCCTAACGGTGGCGGCAGGGAGCTCTTGCGCTCTGAATACCCTCACCACGTCTGGGCGATCGACTTCCAGTTCGATCAGACGATGGATGGCCGCGCCCTCAAGTTCCTGAACGTGATCGATGAATTCAGCCGCGTCTGCCTGGCGATTCGGGTGGGCCGCAGATGCAAGGCTGTTGATGTGATCAACACGATCTAG
- a CDS encoding integrase core domain-containing protein gives MDNGPEFIAHALQEWCTGSGTGTAYIPPGSPWENPFVESFNSRIRDEFL, from the coding sequence ATGGACAATGGCCCTGAGTTCATAGCCCACGCATTGCAGGAGTGGTGCACAGGCAGTGGTACGGGAACGGCGTACATCCCGCCAGGCTCACCCTGGGAGAATCCATTTGTGGAGTCGTTTAACAGCAGGATCAGGGATGAATTCTTGTAG
- a CDS encoding FkbM family methyltransferase, which translates to MTPKPCPFPLIRIGGDSDGAYLIPDDLADIEACFSPGVDSFKRFEDQLLWEYGIQSYLCDFSANPNDLDTALVEVMQTFEKKWLDVDDSANSITLDNWVAKYVPDCGRDLILQMDIEGAEYRNILQSPSNLLARFRIIVVEVHGLAPLEDGGIGPACLDSCLQKLAQTHVCVHAHPNNCCGDSIHQPSGRNIPRVLELTFLRKDRFGGCDEKCLVPVMLPHPEDIVFNVQSLPPLHLNVNWLFDCKYPKESFAKIRSDYAIYNSVRSLDRTADRAKAIDIELESLREEKEGLQKELGEVRGEKEGLQREFGEVRGEKDGLQRELIDAREESELLLLQLHQVQEELEYYFLENQRKEEKLHGLRGQREVLLRMLRLHGRFQQRFLALDGRIALPSLRRQLMPWWQRLQRS; encoded by the coding sequence ATGACCCCGAAGCCATGCCCATTTCCGCTTATTCGTATTGGCGGCGATTCGGATGGAGCTTATCTGATTCCAGATGACTTGGCGGATATAGAGGCGTGTTTTTCTCCTGGCGTTGATTCGTTTAAACGTTTTGAAGATCAGTTGCTTTGGGAATATGGGATTCAATCATACCTTTGTGATTTTTCTGCCAATCCAAATGATCTTGACACAGCACTCGTAGAGGTCATGCAGACTTTTGAGAAAAAATGGCTTGACGTTGATGACTCCGCTAATTCGATTACCCTTGATAACTGGGTGGCCAAGTATGTACCTGATTGCGGAAGAGACCTTATTCTCCAGATGGATATTGAAGGAGCGGAATACCGTAATATATTGCAATCGCCGTCCAATCTTCTTGCCCGGTTCCGAATAATAGTCGTGGAAGTTCACGGCCTTGCGCCATTAGAAGATGGCGGCATCGGGCCTGCTTGTCTCGATTCCTGTTTGCAAAAATTGGCCCAGACGCATGTTTGCGTTCATGCTCATCCAAATAACTGCTGTGGCGATTCTATCCATCAGCCCTCTGGTCGTAATATTCCAAGAGTGTTAGAACTTACCTTCCTTCGCAAGGATAGATTTGGGGGCTGCGATGAAAAATGCCTCGTTCCCGTCATGCTTCCACACCCGGAGGACATTGTTTTCAATGTCCAGTCGCTCCCTCCTCTTCATCTAAATGTCAATTGGTTGTTCGATTGTAAATATCCCAAAGAGTCCTTTGCCAAGATTCGTTCTGACTACGCTATTTATAATTCTGTTCGTTCGCTCGATCGGACTGCGGATAGAGCCAAGGCGATAGATATTGAGCTTGAGAGCTTGAGAGAAGAGAAGGAAGGATTGCAGAAGGAGTTGGGTGAGGTGAGAGGAGAGAAAGAAGGATTGCAGAGGGAGTTCGGTGAGGTGAGAGGAGAGAAAGATGGATTGCAGAGAGAGTTGATTGATGCCCGAGAGGAATCTGAGCTGTTGTTGCTCCAACTCCATCAGGTACAGGAAGAACTTGAATACTATTTCCTAGAGAATCAGCGCAAGGAAGAAAAGCTGCACGGGTTGCGCGGTCAGCGGGAAGTACTGCTGCGCATGCTGCGTCTGCATGGGCGTTTTCAGCAGCGCTTCTTGGCCCTGGATGGACGCATCGCTTTGCCTTCCCTGCGCCGGCAGCTGATGCCTTGGTGGCAGCGTCTCCAGCGCTCTTGA